The following are from one region of the Salmo trutta chromosome 20, fSalTru1.1, whole genome shotgun sequence genome:
- the LOC115156280 gene encoding trace amine-associated receptor 13c-like, which produces MSAGDQQIVQPDGQIHQLVEGDGSFPAGQLTSDILKRPRKALPSTSINTALYIFFSLFSAVTVFLNLLVIISISHFKQLHTPTNLLILSLAVSDLLVGLIVIPVTTVALLQSCWGFGKYFCAFHFYMAFLCTSLSLGKLVLISIDRYVAVCDPLLYHSEITITRMMCCISITWCCCIIYQAVVIKTCINVQVPSRCLKECFTEEGSIWGNIVDIVITMVVPCSIIITLYLKIFVVARSQARKVFSKEAASVSGVKTVQANKSERKAAKTLSIVVFNYLICWIPSLFILFFVHIFIDNLLSLFISFLPLVNSLINPIIYAFFYPWFKVTAKHILTLKICSSLTCLVQ; this is translated from the exons aTGTCTGCGGGTGACCAGCAGATTgtccaaccggatggacaaatccaccagttggtcgaagGAGATGGTAGCttccctgcaggccagctcacgTCGGACATCCTCAAGCGGCCAAG AAAGGCTTTGCCATCAACATCTATCAACACAGCACTGTACATCTTCTTCTCATTGTTTTCAGCAGTTACAGTATTTTTGAACCTACTGGTGatcatctccatctctcacttCAAGCAGCTCCACACTCCAACCAACCTGCTCatcctctctctggctgtgtcaGATCTCCTGGTGGGACTGATTGTGATACCAGTAACGACTGTAGCATTATTGCAATCATGCTGGGGTTTTGGGAAATATTTCTGTGCTTTTCATTTCTATATGGCTTTTTTATGTACTTCTTTATCTCTGGGCAAATTGGTCTTGATATCTATTGACCGCTATGTTGCTGTGTGTGATCCCTTATTGTACCACTctgaaataacaataacaagaatGATGTGTTGTATATCCATTACCTGGTGTTGTTGTATTATTTACCAGGCTGTTGTTATAAAAACATGTATAAATGTACAGGTACCCAGTAGGTGTTTGAAAGAGTGTTTTACTGAAGAAGGGTCAATCTGGGGTAATATCGTTGATATTGTAATTACAATGGTTGTCCCGTGCTCTATTATTATAACACTTTATTTGAAAATCTTTGTGGTGGCCAGATCACAGGCCAGAAAGGTGTTTTCAAAAGAGGCTGCCAGTGTGTCTGGTGTTAAAACTGTACAGGCAAATAAGTCTGAGAGGAAAGCAGCAAAAACTCTATCTATTGTTGTTTTCAACTATCTCATTTGTTGGATTCCATctctatttattttgttttttgtacacatttttattgacaATTTATTATCATTGTTCATCAGTTTTCTGCCACTTGTTAATTCCTTAATTAATCCAATAATTTATGCTTTCTTTTATCCATGGTTCAAAGTGACAGCTAAACATATTTTAACTCTGAA aatttgttcttcactgacttgcctagttcagtAA